One window from the genome of Saimiri boliviensis isolate mSaiBol1 chromosome 2, mSaiBol1.pri, whole genome shotgun sequence encodes:
- the LCMT2 gene encoding tRNA wybutosine-synthesizing protein 4, giving the protein MGPRSRERRAGAVQSTNDSSALSKRSLAARGYVQDPYIALLVPGAGRRAPLIHRGYYVRARAVRHYVHAFLEQTWAPHAAPRAQILSLGAGFDSLYFRLKTAGSLTRAAVWEVDFPDVARRKAERIGDTPELCALTGPFQRGKPASALYFESVDYRILGLDLRQLQRVDEALGAAGLDPASPTLLLAEAVLTYLEPESAAALIAWAARRFSNALFVVYEQMRSQDAFGQFMLQHFQQLNCPLHGLERFPDVEAQRRRFLQAGWTACGAVDMNEFYRCFLPAEERRRVENIEPFDEFEEWHLKCAHYFILAASRGDTVSHTLVFPPSKAFPRINPALPSGVFPASVVTSEGQGPDLKRYGHASVLLSPDVILSAGGFGEQEGRHCRVSQFHLFSRDCDSEWKGSQILSCGTGVQWDGRLYHTMTRLSESQVLVLGGRLSPICPALGVLQLQFCKSEDNSTEDLKVTITKAGRKDDSILSCWRHSATEVSYQNQEYLFVYGGRSVVEPVLSDWHFLHVETMTWVQIPVEGEAPEARHSHSASTWQGGALIAGGLGASEEPLNSVFFLRPISCGFLWESVDIQPPITPRYSHTAHVLNGKLLLVGGVWIHSSSFPGVTVINLTTGLSSEYQIDTTYVPWPLMLHNHTSILLPEEQQLLLLGGGGNCFSFGTYFNPHTVTLDLSSLSAGQ; this is encoded by the coding sequence ATGGGTCCCCGGAGCCGCGAGCGTCGGGCAGGAGCGGTACAGAGCACCAACGACAGCAGCGCCCTCAGCAAGCGTTCCCTGGCTGCCCGCGGGTACGTGCAGGACCCCTACATCGCGTTGCTGGTTCCGGGCGCGGGGCGGCGCGCACCGCTCATTCACCGAGGCTACTACGTTCGCGCACGCGCCGTGAGGCACTATGTGCACGCCTTCTTGGAGCAGACTTGGGCGCCGCACGCCGCGCCGCGCGCTCAGATCTTGTCCCTCGGCGCCGGGTTCGACTCGCTCTATTTTCGCTTGAAAACCGCGGGCAGCCTGACCCGTGCTGCAGTCTGGGAGGTGGATTTTCCGGACGTGGCGCGACGCAAAGCAGAGAGGATTGGAGATACGCCAGAGCTGTGCGCGTTGACCGGGCCTTTCCAGAGGGGCAAGCCCGCGTCCGCGTTGTACTTTGAGAGCGTGGACTACCGCATCCTGGGCCTGGACCTGCGGCAGCTCCAGCGAGTGGACGAGGCTCTGGGAGCCGCAGGTCTCGACCCAGCCTCACCCACTCTGCTCCTGGCCGAGGCAGTGCTCACCTACCTCGAGCCGGAGAGTGCTGCGGCCCTCATCGCCTGGGCAGCCCGGCGTTTTTCTAATGCCCTTTTCGTGGTTTATGAGCAGATGAGGTCTCAAGACGCCTTTGGTCAGTTCATGCTGCAGCATTTTCAGCAGCTGAACTGCCCCCTGCATGGCCTGGAGCGCTTTCCTGACGTGGAGGCGCAGAGGCGCCGCTTCCTTCAAGCTGGCTGGACTGCCTGCGGTGCCGTGGATATGAATGAATTCTATCGCTGCTTTCTCCCTGCAGAAGAGCGCCGGCGGGTGGAAAATATTGAACCCTTTGACGAGTTTGAGGAGTGGCATCTGAAGTGCGCCCATTATTTCATTCTGGCAGCTTCCAGGGGAGACACTGTCTCCCACACCCTAGTGTTTCCACCCTCAAAGGCATTTCCTCGTATAAATCCTGCTTTGCCTTCAGGGGTCTTCCCTGCCAGTGTAGTCACTAGCGAGGGCCAGGGCCCAGACCTGAAGAGATATGGCCACGCCTCTGTCCTCTTGAGCCCGGACGTTATTCTCAGTGCAGGAGGATTTGGAGAGCAGGAGGGGCGGCACTGCCGAGTGAGCCAGTTTCACTTGTTCTCAAGAGACTGTGACTCTGAATGGAAAGGCAGCCAAATACTAAGTTGTGGTACTGGAGTTCAGTGGGATGGACGCCTTTATCACACCATGACAAGACTCTCAGAGAGTCAGGTTCTGGTTCTGGGAGGAAGACTCTCCCCAATATGTCCAGCCTTGGGGGTTCTCCAACTTCAGTTTTGTAAGAGTGAGGATAATAGCACTGAGGACCTGAAAGTGACAATAACAAAGGCTGGCCGAAAGGATGATTCCATATTGTCTTGTTGGCGGCATTCAGCAACAGAAGTGTCCTATCAGAATCAGGAATATTTGTTTGTGTATGGGGGTCGAAGTGTGGTGGAACCTGTACTCAGTGACTGGCATTTCCTGCATGTAGAGACAATGACTTGGGTCCAGATCCCAGTGGAGGGAGAAGCACCTGAAGCCCGGCATTCTCACAGTGCCAGCACTTGGCAAGGGGGAGCCCTCATTGCTGGAGGTCTCGGGGCTTCTGAGGAGCCATTGAACTCTGTGTTCTTTCTGAGACCAATCTCTTGTGGATTCCTCTGGGAGTCAGTAGACATCCAGCCTCCCATTACCCCAAGGTACTCCCACACAGCTCATGTGCTCAATGGAAAGCTGCTACTTGTTGGAGGGGTCTGGATTCATTCCTCCTCATTTCCTGGAGTGACTGTTATCAATTTGACCACAGGATTGAGCTCTGAATATCAGATTGACACAACATATGTGCCATGGCCATTAATGTTACACAACCATACTAGCATCCTTCTTCCTGAAGAGCAACAGCTCCTGCTCCTTGGAGGTGGGGGGAACTGCTTTTCCTTTGGTACCTACTTCAATCCCCATACAGTCACATTAGACCTTTCTTCCTTAAGTGCTGGGCAGTAA